The Leptospira noumeaensis genome includes the window GTCTTTTAGTTTAGGAAAAAACTCGATTCCCTTCTCTTTCCACTCGAAAACTCCCGTAAAAACAAAATTGACTCTTTGTTTTTTAGCATCCGAGAGAGATTTTTCTTTTCCAAGATAAACTCCTCCCGTTACTTTTTGAAATTCAAAATCAATCAAGTCGGAGAGTAGTTGGAGTGTTTTGGGATCGGATTCTGTTCCAGTAATTTCAAAATCTCCCAAACTAAAAAAGGAAACAGTTTCGGCAGACTCATAAGTTACCGGTAAGGTTTCTTTTTGGATCGCATTACGAATTGAATAGTATAATGGAGCATAGGCGACAAACGCCAAAAGGGAAAAGGTAAGGAGGGTGTTTTTTTGAAAGCGGGACAAGTTAAGCAAATTCTAAAAAGTTTAGTTTGACCTATTTTTCTTAGAATTTTGCAGAACTCAAGGAAAAAACGGGGTTTCCCCCGTTAGGAATCGGATCTTATCGTTTGAGACCGAGAACTTCCTGGATCATTTGGTCAGAAGTCACAATGGTTCGTGAGTTTGCTTGGAATCCCCTTTGAGTCACAATCATATCTGTGAACTGGTCAGAAAGATCCACGTTTGACATTTCAAGGAGTCCTGCGTTGATTTTTCCACGGCCTTGGCTTCCAGCTTCCCCAATGTTTGCATCCCCTGAGTTCAGAGAGTAACTATACATTGTGTCCCCTTCTTTATTGAGACCGGCTGGGTTTGTAAAGTTAGCCAGAGCAATCCTTGCAAGTGGTTGGCGCACTCCATTGGAAAATACTCCCGTCACAGTTCCTGTGTTGTCGATGGAGAAAGATTCCATATAACCCATTGGGTATCCGTCTTGTTTCACAGCTTTCGTTGTAAAATCAGAAGAGAACTGAGTGATCCCACCCACAAGACCTGCTTCCCCTAAATTCAAACTAAATTTTTGAGCCGTTGGATTTCCTGGAATTCGGAAGGAAATATCTGCTTTTAGTTTTCCTGTGGTTTGGGAATCCACACCGTCAGAAACAGAGATGATTTTTCCGTCTGGAGTGAAGGATACTTCTAGTTCTTGGTTTCCAGAAACTTTTGTGTTCTCCCCACCTGTTCCACTGACGTCTACAGATACTTGGCTTGCATCTTCCAATTTGAAACGCATCTTCCATACGTTTTCTCTCATTTTGTAAAACTCCACTCCCATTTGGCGAGTGTTTCCAAGTTCATCATACACATTAATGGATGTTACGTGGCCTCTTCTTTGGCGAGGATCTGGATCATTGATATAACGTTGGATGTCTTCTTCTGTTGCGTCAGAAGGAACTGCCGCAACACTTGCATTGAGGTTGGACTGAAAGTCTACGTTTTGAGTCGCACGAGCAGGTTCTTTGGAATAAAGAGGAATCATGATGTCTTCCAAAGATCCTGCGGAGTTGATGTATTTGTTGCCACCATCATCCAAACGAGAATTCCAACCTTGCACTTTTAATCCGTTGGCAGGG containing:
- the flgE gene encoding flagellar hook protein FlgE → MMRSLYSGVSGLKNHQVRMDVIGNNISNVNTHGFKTERVTFQDMISQELQGASEPNERIGGTNPKQVGLGSLIAAIDKIMTQGALQTTGKNTDVAVSGEGFFVVKDGDKQFYTRAGAFNVDKNGFYVNPANGLKVQGWNSRLDDGGNKYINSAGSLEDIMIPLYSKEPARATQNVDFQSNLNASVAAVPSDATEEDIQRYINDPDPRQRRGHVTSINVYDELGNTRQMGVEFYKMRENVWKMRFKLEDASQVSVDVSGTGGENTKVSGNQELEVSFTPDGKIISVSDGVDSQTTGKLKADISFRIPGNPTAQKFSLNLGEAGLVGGITQFSSDFTTKAVKQDGYPMGYMESFSIDNTGTVTGVFSNGVRQPLARIALANFTNPAGLNKEGDTMYSYSLNSGDANIGEAGSQGRGKINAGLLEMSNVDLSDQFTDMIVTQRGFQANSRTIVTSDQMIQEVLGLKR